In Seriola aureovittata isolate HTS-2021-v1 ecotype China chromosome 24, ASM2101889v1, whole genome shotgun sequence, the following proteins share a genomic window:
- the LOC130165655 gene encoding gamma-aminobutyric acid receptor subunit alpha-5-like gives MDLHSALNNKVSRISVMARLVISLLLLCGCQNSLCLSSSEAQKEAAANDNSTVFTRILDGLLDGYDNRLRPGLGENVTEIKTNIFVTSFGPVSDTEMEYTIDVFFRQSWKDERLCFKGPMEMLPLNNLLASNIWTPDTFFLNGKKSIAHNMTTPNKLLRLKDDGTLLYTMRLTISAECPMQLEDFPMDAHACPLKFGSYAYPVSEVVYTWTQGAAKSVVVAEDGSRLNQYHLIGQTAGTEDIHTSRGQYTVMMAHFYLKRKIGYFVIQTYMPCFMTVILSQVSFWLNRESVPARTVFGVTTVLTMTTLSISARNSLPKVAYATAMDWFIAVCYAFVFSALIEFATVNYFTKRSWAWDGKKALEAQHPKKRDPMVLSKKPNNVCSAGVNYTPNLTKDVSISTISNTTSVQLRTAETKMVDPKKTYNSVSKIDKMSRIVFPVLFGTFNLVYWATYLNREPVVKGVVTST, from the exons ATGGATCTGCATTCAG CTCTAAACAACAAAGTGAGCAGAATTTCAGTCATGGCAAGGCTCGTCATTTCCCTTCTGCTCCTGTGTGGGTGCCAAAATAG CCTCTGCCTATCCTCCTCAGAGGCTCAGAAGGAGGCGGCCGCCAACGACAACAGCACAGTTTTCACCAGGATTCTGGATGGGCTCCTCGATGGTTATGACAACAGGCTCCGGCCGGGGCTCGGAG AGAATGTCACAGAGATcaagacaaatatttttgtcaCCAGCTTTGGCCCGGTGTCTGACACAGAGATG GAATACACCATAGACGTCTTCTTCCGTCAGAGCTGGAAGGACGAGCGTCTGTGCTTCAAAGGGCCTATGGAGATGCTGCCGTTAAACAACCTGCTGGCCAGCAACATCTGGACCCCAGATACCTTTTTCCTTAACGGCAAGAAGTCTATTGCTCACAACATGACCACGCCCAACAAGCTGCTGAGGCTGAAGGATGACGGCACTTTGCTTTACACTATGAG ATTGACCATATCAGCAGAGTGCCCCATGCAGCTGGAGGATTTCCCCATGGACGCACACGCCTGCCCTCTTAAGTTTGGCAGCT atgcCTATCCAGTGTCAGAGGTGGTCTATACTTGGACTCAGGGAGCTGCAAAGTCAGTGGTGGTGGCAGAGGACGGCTCCAGACTCAACCAGTACCATCTTATTGGGCAAACCGCTGGCACAGAGgacatacacacaagcagag GACAGTATACAGTGATGATGGCCCACTTCTACCTGAAGAGGAAGATTGGATATTTTGTCATCCAGACATATATGCCCTGTTTCATGACTGTAATCCTGTCTCAGGTGTCATTTTGGCTAAACAGAGAATCAGTTCCTGCAAGGACTGTCTTTG GGGTGACCACGGTGCTGACTATGACCACCCTCAGCATCAGCGCCAGGAACTCACTCCCTAAAGTGGCCTACGCTACAGCCATGGACTGGTTCATTGCCGTCTGCTATGCGTTCGTCTTTTCTGCCCTCATCGAGTTCGCCACAGTGAACTACTTCACCAAGAGGAGCTGGGCCTGGGATGGCAAGAAGGCTCTGGAAGCACAGCACCCTAAG AAACGAGACCCTATGGTGCTGTCGAAAAAACCCAACAACGTCTGCTCGGCGGGCGTCAACTACACTCCCAACCTCACCAAGGACGTGTCCATCTCCACCATCTCCAACACGACGTCGGTGCAGCTCCGAACCGCTGAGACCAAGATGGTGGATCCCAAGAAGACCTACAACAGCGTCAGCAAGATCGACAAGATGTCGCGGATAGTGTTCCCCGTCCTCTTTGGAACCTTCAACCTCGTCTACTGGGCCACGTACCTTAACAGAGAACCGGTGGTGAAAGGAGTTGTCACCTCAACGtaa